The Fusarium oxysporum Fo47 chromosome II, complete sequence genome includes a region encoding these proteins:
- a CDS encoding major facilitator superfamily domain-containing protein: MAHSSESVLHRKDGPMSWPLWWRLIMMGNLSFFVMMGQVLGASIPPMLLPLVKDMHVSSTKISQLASWGTLCIGLGNVWALPTVAYIGSRYTILIGLAVFTAGFFWQARAQSYESLLAARVIGGLGGGVVEALGPVVVVLLFPREYVARAMSVYTWALGAGAVFGPLITGYAVDNLGSWRYPNYIFGGICALNLLVMILMFPEPLTNIRVAGDPEPSDISIESIDEEQVGEPKEPLEEVGNAQQYETRPASVATFEPCKPGALWFRRSFFLTLRHNHPPPNFFYLVVEPFRILVSPAVIITVLLFGFSIAGTIATSILVSITFSQPPWLWTSGQVGLYNIAPLLGLLAGMPFGGAGADWLAERHLRRNGEFKPESALPILLPFAIATPIATTLIGVGFQRGWHWAVVGLFWAILNANLTGGCNVMISYCTESYPKKAIQIGVVVNVIKNVIGFGVSYSTLDWWMKDKYFMFLTVALVIFVLFVAAVPLWISGPSITRKTKTWVGYEEE; this comes from the exons ATGGCGCATTCCTCTGAAAGCGTTTTGCACCGAAAAGATGGCCCGATG TCATGGCCATTGTGGTGGCGATTGATCATGATGGGTAATCTATCCTTCTTTGTCATGATGGGCCAAGTTCTAGGTGCTTCTATTCCACCcatgcttcttcctctggtGAAGGACATGCATGTGAGCAGCACAAAGATCTCTCAGCTCGCAAGCTGGGGTACTCTTTGCATTGGTCTCGGA AATGTCTGGGCACTCCCCACCGTCGCATACATTGGCAGCCGCTATACCATCCTCATCGGTCTCGCAGTATTTACcgcaggcttcttctggcAAGCCAGAGCGCAATCATACGAATCTCTACTCGCAGCTCGTGTCATCGGCGGGTTGGGCGGTGGTGTTGTAGAGGCACTTGGTCCAGTTGTCGTGGTGCTGCTATTTCCCCGCGAGTATGTCGCTCGAGCCATGAGCGTATACACCTGGGCCTTGGGTGCTGGTGCCGTCTTCGGTCCTCTGATTACCGGCTACGCTGTTGATAATCTGGGAAGCTGGAGGTATCCGAACTACATCTTCGGTGGCATCTGTGCTCTCAACCTTCTCGTCATGATCTTGATGTTCCCGGAGCCTCTTACCAACATTCGAGTTGCTGGCGACCCAGAACCTTCCGATATCTCCATTGAGTCGATTGATGAAGAACAGGTTGGTGAGCCAAAGGAGCCTTTGGAGGAGGTTGGTAATGCGCAGCAATACGAGACACGGCCAGCTTCAGTGGCCACATTCGAGCCATGCAAGCCCGGTGCACTCTGGTTCAGACGGTCATTCTTTCTAACGCTCAGACACAACCACCCCCCGCCGAACTTCTTTTATCTTGTCGTGGAACCATTCAGAATACTCGTGTCTCCTGCTGTCATCATCACAGTCCTTTTGTTCGGATTCTCAATCGCTGGCACCATTGCCACCTCGATCCTTGTCTCGATCACCTTCTCCCAGCCCCCATGGCTCTGGACATCTGGCCAGGTTGGACTGTACAACATTGCCCCCCTCTTGGGTCTGCTGGCTGGTATGCCTTTTGGTGGCGCGGGGGCGGATTGGCTTGCTGAGAGGCATTTGCGACGCAATGGCGAGTTCAAGCCTGAGTCAGCGCTGCCTATCCTTTTGCCATTCGCCATCGCAACTCCGATAGCTACGACGCTTATAGGTGTTGGTTTCCAACGTGGCTGGCACTGGGCTGTCGTTGGACTCTTCTGGGCCATCCTCAACGCCAATCTCACCGGAGGCTGCAATGTTATGATCTCTTACTGCACTGAGAGCTaccccaagaaggccattCAGATTGGTGTCGTGGTTAATGTTATTAAGAATGTTATTGGCTTCGGAGTATCTTATAGCACTCTGGACTGGTGGATGAAGGATAAGTACTTCATGTTCTTGACTGTTGCTCTGGTCATTTTTGTGCTCTTCGTTGCTGCTGTCCCGTTGTGGATTAGCGGGCCGAGCATTACTCGCAAGACGAAAACCTGGGTGGGATATGAGGAGGAGTAG